A region of Periophthalmus magnuspinnatus isolate fPerMag1 chromosome 13, fPerMag1.2.pri, whole genome shotgun sequence DNA encodes the following proteins:
- the LOC117379916 gene encoding kelch-like protein 10 has protein sequence MSALTGVFQEMRREEKLCDALLDVSGVRFPVHKLVLCHCSSYFKALFTHWSSPDRRVFHISDVSADIMKVILDYCYTGLVHITEENLLELFTSADHFDVSGITRVCCRVMKEHLSPGNCVGVWRLTNMYYYPQLNKQVFVYILKHFQEVVTSSEEFLLLSAEELHSIIDEDELNVEEETVVFEAVLRWVAHAPQERDKHMVDLLPKVRLALLRPDYLTNCARSNSVLQNNRRCKAMLMETIRLMLDARATRLNSSLFPARLARPRLPRSFLVAIGGWGRNGPTNSIEVYNNRTDRWVGVANNNGAPRAYHGTVFLNGCVYQIGGFDGVYQFSTVHKYDLANRTWQEVAPMHSRRCYVSVSLLDGFIYAMGGCQGHVRLRTVERYSPETNQWTRVSPMNEARSDASSSAYNGKIYMCGGFNGEHCLDTAERYDPLTDQWTMIPQLSSRRSGLGVVVYGNEIYAVGGFSGTNRLNSAEAYNPSTNTWRPLPAMLRGRSNFGIEVVDGRLYVVGGYGGHSTIHWVECFDAKTRAWTEVRRMGAARSALSCSAVYDLPNMADYATSHAPTPPQDDLTED, from the coding sequence ATGAGCGCTTTGACCGGCGTGTTCCAGGAGATGAGGCGGGAGGAGAAGTTGTGCGACGCTTTGCTCGACGTTTCCGGCGTTCGATTCCCGGTTCACAAGCTCGTTCTGTGCCACTGCAGCTCGTACTTTAAAGCTCTCTTCACCCACTGGTCCAGCCCCGACCGCCGGGTTTTTCACATCTCAGACGTGTCAGCTGACATCATGAAGGTCATCCTGGACTACTGCTACACCGGGCTGGTCCACATCACAGAGGAGAACCTCCTGGAGCTCTTTACCTCCGCTGACCACTTCGATGTGAGTGGGATTACCCGAGTCTGCTGTCGGGTCATGAAGGAGCACCTCTCCCCCGGTAACTGCGTCGGAGTCTGGCGCCTCACAAACATGTACTACTACCCCCAGCTGAACAAGCAGGTTTTCGTTTACATCCTGAAGCATTTCCAAGAGGTGGTGACCAGCTCTGAAGaattcctccttctctctgcggAAGAGCTCCATTCGATCATCGATGAAGATGAGCTGAACGTGGAGGAGGAGACCGTGGTGTTTGAGGCGGTCCTCAGATGGGTCGCACACGCTCCTCAGGAAAGGGATAAGCACATGGTCGACCTCCTCCCGAAAGTCCGTCTGGCTCTGCTCCGCCCCGACTACTTAACTAACTGCGCTCGTAGCAACAGCGTGCTCCAGAACAACCGCCGCTGTAAGGCCATGTTGATGGAGACCATACGGCTGATGTTGGACGCCCGAGCTACGAGGTTGAATTCCTCCCTGTTCCCCGCCCGTCTGGCCCGTCCTAGGCTGCCCCGTTCGTTCCTCGTGGCCATCGGCGGCTGGGGGAGAAACGGACCGACCAACAGCATCGAAGTGTATAACAACCGCACCGATCGCTGGGTGGGCGTGGCCAACAATAACGGCGCACCACGAGCCTATCACGGTACAGTGTTCCTTAACGGATGCGTGTACCAGATCGGAGGGTTCGACGGCGTTTATCAGTTCAGCACTGTCCACAAGTACGACCTCGCCAATCGCACGTGGCAAGAAGTGGCGCCCATGCATTCGCGGAGGTGCTACGTTAGCGTGTCTTTGCTGGACGGGTTCATCTACGCCATGGGGGGGTGCCAAGGACATGTGAGGCTGAGGACGGTCGAACGGTACTCTCCAGAGACCAACCAGTGGACGAGGGTTTCGCCGATGAACGAGGCGAGGAGCGACGCCAGCAGCTCGGCGTATAACGGAAAGATCTACATGTGTGGAGGCTTTAATGGCGAGCACTGTCTGGACACGGCCGAGCGCTACGACCCGCTGACCGACCAGTGGACCATGATCCCACAGTTGTCCAGCAGGCGCAGCGGGCTCGGCGTCGTCGTCTACGGCAACGAAATCTACGCCGTCGGTGGTTTTTCTGGGACAAACCGTTTAAACAGCGCGGAGGCCTATAACCCCAGCACCAACACGTGGCGCCCCCTACCCGCCATGCTGAGGGGGCGCAGCAATTTCGGCATTGAGGTCGTGGACGGGCGGCTGTACGTCGTGGGCGGGTACGGCGGCCACTCCACCATTCACTGGGTGGAGTGTTTTGACGCGAAAACCAGAGCGTGGACTGAGGTGAGGCGCATGGGGGCCGCTCGCTCCGCCCTCAGCTGCTCCGCGGTGTACGACCTTCCCAACATGGCCGACTACGCCACAAGCCACGCCCCTACTCCTCCTCAAGATGATCTCACTGAGGACTAA